GATCATGAGCAACAGCCTCATCCCATAAATATGTGGCCACCACctgatcataataatatacctgaTTACGGAAGGCCTCAAAATGCCTTCAATTACGTAAAAgaacagaataaaaataagcaaagtCAAACAAAAGACAAAGATAATATAGATGACAGATTCTCTGCAAGTAATGAAGATCCATCAACAAAACCTATTTCTCAAGGGGCTATTGATGAACTCATATCTATAATAAAAGCTACCGAAAAGCCAGATCAAAGTGCAGGTGAACAGAGTGTAACAAAGCGTCCTATTCATTTTCCTATGTTCCAAGCAATAGCTGTAACACCAGAAACTTAATAAACTAGAAAATATTAGCACCTACTCCggatttcaattatttattttagctaTACCACATTAATTTACGTTTTATTCAAGGATTGAATATTACTATGGaacttagttttaaaatatgaataattaataatgttagTGTACATTTTTCTAAGCTATAACAATAACTATTATGATAGATCCACAAAGACAATACATATTTAATCACCAAGGCctaaaatttcatcaaagtaaatacgagtacctataccCTAAAATAGTAATATGACAAAAACTGACTGAAAAAGCTTAATTTAAATCACGgcaagaaattttaaatttgtcagCCACGCCTATCACACATATCCTAAAGGtgcattatgaaaaaaaaatcgaaattccCATGAGGCCGGgaaatagcttttttttttcgtaccaCAGGTGAAAAGCCACAGGAATGAGCCTgagataaaaataatgttgaacTCAAATGATGATAGTATGTAAGTTTTTATTAGAAAGAGTTCTTGTAtagatatacataatataataattacaaagaGTGTCTAcagattattaattaaatcacacatgaaaataaagaAGTTGTCTGAGCTGTGTGTTTCACTACTAAAAAACTTTAAACCTTTTTAAACATCGTAACATGATCATAACAAAATGTAAGACTTTGTTTTGTATAAAAGCTTTCATTGTCAGAATGTAGGTTTGCATCTGCCATCAGGAGTACGTCCGTAACCTGTTGCACATGCAGCTTTAAAATTCTCTCTTCCTTCCTTTTCGGTAGATGTTGAAGTTGAGACCGTTGTTGCTTCCTCGtgcttttcttctttttctacTTTTGGTATATTTTCATCAGACTTTTTATTTTCGCCAGACAAAGGCGCTAAGTTCtcactttcttttttttccgcTGGTTTTACCTCTGGTGTATTTGCAGCAGCTGTACTAGTTTCTCCATTTTTATCATCATGTATTGCCGTGGTACTGGATTCTGCCACACTGTCAGGTCTCCAAACTTTTTTGACATCTTCTCGCACTATGTCAGCAGTTTTATGAACTTTGCcaaaaaaatctttaactaAGCCGCCTTCGACTTGGTATATAATTGTGAATATTAAACAACCGGCAAAGAGTAGAGTTAACTTCATTTTTAAAGTTAGTTAGACGTATATAGTGTCTAGTGAGTTTAACACTGAACTAAAATTATTACAGAGAACGCttacttataaattataaagataACACTCATGATCCCTGACCTTTTGTGGCATATCACGTATTGATAAATAGCTTAGTTAGTAAACATGAAGAAGTTATTCCGTTAAATTTGTTATTTAGTTCGGTTCTTATTCATTGTGCTTGGACCATTTCATCAATTTCTCAGACGACTTCTCGACAGCGCCTGTAAAGATACATAACTTTTAGTTTAAGAAATGCTAACAATCTGTATTTTTCTTGCAAACAATAGGTATTTTGAATACGTTATCTCATCATGCTTGAAGTTTAAATACCTAAtggtatttaaatttattgtttatttagatatttaaaatttaataaaatttatcttaATTAAGCTCAAATAAAACTATAGTTACCTTTAAAATATTGTTCTGCATTGTCCTAATGAGTCACGCCTCGTATGGGGAGGACAATCCAAAAGCGGCACCCTTATTACTTGACTTGTTGCTATGTCCATCTTCGAAGTAGTCGTCGCAAGTAAAGAAACATTGCGTAGTTTATCATGGAAATTAAAGCTCACTCCCGCGGCTAAATTCACTAATAATATTGTCAGTAACACAGTTTTTGCGTCCATTTTCTCGCAATGTAATTAAAGCACTGCGCCACAAAATTCTGTAACGTGCTACTTATTAATCACCACGGATCCCTGCAAACGCCATTCACGTCCTTCACCGTTCCAAATTTACAACGATCGGTGTTTATTGGCACATCGATCATTTTACCTTCTGGTTTGTCTTCACTCTGTCGCTCTGTGctagtttcaatatttttgacaaatttcTTGGGTGAAATAGCATTCACAAAACTGGATATCGGATTTTGGAAGATGTCTAAAAAATCTTTGGTGGAAATAGGAGCGGTGTTGACAGgaactagtaaataaataacaattccGAACATTAGTATCCGCGTGCACAGAGGCGTCATTCTACAACGCTAGGCGCGTTCACTATTGATTCACTAGTTTTTATCAACTAACGGCGTCTGCTGCACGTTCCTCCTATCATATCCAATCACTCAATGTATACCACCTATATAAGAACTTTTATCAGTATGACGATAGGGATTTACGCTGAATGAGCTAATGACCAAGATTTTTCTTTCATTGGAAATGATTTTATATTTCCTGTATGAAATATAGAGGTACTTACATTGTGATGTGGGAATGCTTGTGAAATTGATATCATTTCTTTATTAAAGTAGGTAAACTAAGAAGTTGGATTGGTATATTGTATACACAAGTAGTTGTAAACCAGTATTAGAGACAAATCTGTACTTAATGTTTTTACGAAACATcactttttgtgcaataatctCATACAGTTTTTGTTGTTGCTCCATATAACTCAATTAATCGTCAATTTTCCTTAttaaaaccgacttcaaaaaggagttgtatttttttatttaattaatcagctGTATCACAGTACAATATTTACCTACGTATATAAGGTAAAAAGAAGCAGGTGCCTTAATGACTGCAATTTAATATTTGAATAAGTTTCAATGATTGTgaagttaatttatttcattacctAACTTGATAGTATTACCTGAAAAGTTGGAAATGTTGAGTACCTTCATTCACGAACATAGAACAAAAGATTCCTAAAGACTGTACataactaatatatatatacatattgaAATAATTAGCAAATTCGTAGAGTTTAATACGAGTATGTCTAACGTTCTAATCCAACTGAGTCGTCATTGTTTAGATTTTCTCACGGTAGGCATTCATACAAAACGTTAAATACCTATGCTATTTATATTCAGTCACATTACTATTGATATATTTTGTGTTCTAATTAACAATTCAAGATCATTCGCCTCAGTTCGCCAGTAAAATGTAAACACACATATTTGAGTTAGATATTGAATACGGCTTACAAATTGGTAGTTGAGTTTATTACATCAATTGACTCCTATTACTGCCATTGTTATCAGCCTCGGTAGAATAAATTGACGTCTGACATCAAATTATGCCATGATGGCTAAAGAGCATTTTCGACGCACCAAATACTTATGTACTTTTTACACGGACGGCGGCATAACATACGCGCTACAAACTTGACAATAAGTTGTACAGATTTGTTTTTGCGCTTAAGTCGTTGCTATACAgccaaactaatattataaatgcaaaagtaactcttactgtctatctgtctgttaccttttcacgcttaaatcgTTGAACCGAATTCAATAAAATCTGGTATTGAGATTGTTTGAGGCCCTGGGCAGGACATGATAGTTTttcttcagatttttttataatgagtGACGGAGTCGCAGGTTATAGCTAATATGGCTACTGTACTTGTGATTCCAATGAATCATGCTTTTTTTATGACACCATTAAAAAGTAGTAATCGATTTAGGTATCTATTAAGAGGAACTTCATTATATGTGAATCAACATAAACACGCAGAACTTCTTCTTTGGGGTTCCGTACATTTTATTTGACTTTGATTATAACATACATTAAATGATAATTCAGTGATTTAGCAGTGACGTCAAGCTAAGAAACTTTTTTAAAGCAAATCGATAATGTAGGCTTTAACAC
Above is a window of Choristoneura fumiferana chromosome 2, NRCan_CFum_1, whole genome shotgun sequence DNA encoding:
- the LOC141443040 gene encoding growth-blocking peptide, long form-like codes for the protein MKLTLLFAGCLIFTIIYQVEGGLVKDFFGKVHKTADIVREDVKKVWRPDSVAESSTTAIHDDKNGETSTAAANTPEVKPAEKKESENLAPLSGENKKSDENIPKVEKEEKHEEATTVSTSTSTEKEGRENFKAACATGYGRTPDGRCKPTF